In Nocardioides cavernae, a single genomic region encodes these proteins:
- the kdpB gene encoding potassium-transporting ATPase subunit KdpB, whose amino-acid sequence MSTLFLQAGHQLPEAVRKLDPRHLWRSPVMFLVLLGSVATTVAAVADPSVFTASIAVWLWLTVLFGNLAEAVAEGRGKAQAASLRATRTDTVARLLADDGTETRVAATQLKVGDRVVIEAGEVVPGDGDVVEGIASVDESAITGESAPVIREAGGDRSAVTGGTRVLSDRIVVRITAAAGDTFLDKMIGLVEGTSRRKTPNEIALSILLASLTLVFLAAVATLAPMATYAGAPQDLVVLVALLVCLIPTTIGALLSAIGIAGMDRLVRVNVLAMSGRAVEAAGDVSTLLLDKTGTITYGNRQASRFVAAPGVGDEELRDAARLSSLADQTPEGRSIVELALTQGADDRLLPSEATFVEFTAQTRMSGVDLADGTRIRKGAGSAIGVWLGVEQPREVRETVDAIARDGGTPLVIGRKDAGGCGSVLGVVHLKDVVKEGMAERFAELRSMGIRTVMITGDNALTAQAIAAEAGVDDFLAEATPEDKMAYIRREQEGGRLVAMTGDGTNDAPALAAADVGVAMNSGTAAAKEAGNMVDLDSDPTKLIDIVEIGKQLLITRGALTTFSIANDVAKYFAIIPAMFVAAYPSLDRLNVMGLASPQSAILSAVVFNALVIVALIPLALRGVRFRAASATSVLRRNILVFGLGGIVVPFAGIKLIDLLVSTVPGLSS is encoded by the coding sequence ATGAGCACGCTTTTCCTCCAGGCCGGGCACCAGCTGCCCGAGGCCGTCCGCAAGCTCGACCCACGTCACCTGTGGCGCTCGCCGGTGATGTTCCTGGTGCTCCTCGGCTCGGTCGCGACGACGGTGGCCGCGGTCGCCGACCCGAGCGTCTTCACCGCCTCGATCGCCGTCTGGCTGTGGCTGACGGTGCTCTTCGGCAACCTCGCCGAGGCCGTCGCCGAGGGCCGCGGCAAGGCCCAGGCCGCCTCGTTGCGGGCCACCCGCACCGACACCGTCGCCCGCCTGCTCGCCGACGACGGCACCGAGACCCGGGTCGCGGCAACCCAGCTGAAGGTCGGTGACCGTGTCGTGATCGAGGCCGGCGAGGTGGTCCCCGGCGACGGTGACGTGGTCGAGGGCATCGCCTCGGTCGACGAGTCGGCGATCACGGGCGAGTCCGCGCCGGTGATCCGCGAGGCCGGTGGCGACCGCAGCGCGGTCACCGGTGGCACCCGTGTGCTGTCCGACCGCATCGTCGTACGCATCACCGCCGCGGCGGGTGACACGTTCCTCGACAAGATGATCGGGCTCGTCGAGGGCACCTCGCGGCGCAAGACCCCCAACGAGATCGCCCTGTCGATCCTGCTCGCCAGCCTCACCCTGGTCTTCCTCGCCGCCGTCGCGACCCTCGCCCCGATGGCGACGTACGCCGGCGCGCCGCAGGACCTCGTCGTCCTGGTCGCCCTGCTCGTCTGCCTGATCCCCACCACGATCGGCGCCCTGCTGTCGGCCATCGGCATCGCCGGGATGGACCGGCTGGTCCGGGTGAACGTGCTCGCCATGTCGGGCCGCGCAGTCGAGGCGGCCGGCGACGTCAGCACGCTCCTGCTCGACAAGACCGGCACCATCACGTACGGCAACCGGCAGGCCAGCCGGTTCGTCGCGGCGCCCGGGGTCGGCGACGAGGAGCTGCGCGACGCGGCCCGGCTCTCCAGCCTCGCCGACCAGACCCCCGAAGGAAGGTCGATCGTCGAGCTGGCCCTCACGCAGGGGGCCGACGACCGCCTCCTCCCGAGCGAGGCGACCTTCGTGGAGTTCACCGCCCAGACCCGGATGTCGGGCGTCGACCTCGCCGACGGCACCCGGATCCGCAAGGGCGCGGGCTCCGCGATCGGCGTCTGGCTCGGCGTCGAGCAACCGCGGGAGGTGCGCGAGACCGTCGACGCGATCGCCCGCGACGGAGGTACGCCGCTCGTCATCGGCCGCAAGGACGCCGGGGGCTGCGGCAGCGTGCTCGGCGTCGTCCACCTCAAGGACGTCGTCAAGGAGGGCATGGCCGAGCGGTTCGCCGAGCTGAGGTCGATGGGCATCCGCACGGTGATGATCACCGGCGACAACGCCCTCACCGCCCAGGCCATCGCCGCGGAGGCAGGGGTCGACGACTTCCTCGCCGAGGCCACGCCCGAGGACAAGATGGCCTACATCCGGCGCGAGCAGGAGGGCGGCCGGCTCGTCGCGATGACCGGCGACGGCACCAACGACGCGCCGGCACTGGCCGCTGCCGACGTCGGCGTCGCGATGAACAGCGGCACCGCCGCCGCCAAGGAGGCCGGAAACATGGTCGACCTCGACTCCGACCCGACGAAGCTCATCGACATCGTCGAGATCGGCAAGCAGCTGCTCATCACCCGCGGCGCCCTGACGACCTTCTCCATCGCCAACGACGTGGCGAAGTACTTCGCGATCATCCCGGCGATGTTCGTCGCGGCCTACCCCTCGCTGGACCGGCTCAACGTGATGGGGCTGGCCTCTCCGCAGTCCGCGATCCTGTCGGCGGTCGTCTTCAACGCCCTGGTGATCGTGGCCCTCATCCCGCTGGCCCTGCGCGGCGTGCGTTTCCGCGCTGCGTCGGCGACGTCGGTGCTGCGCCGCAACATCCTCGTCTTCGGCCTCGGCGGCATCGTCGTGCCGTTCGCCGGCATCAAGCTCATCGACCTGCTCGTCTCGACCGTCCCGGGGCTGAGCTCCTAG